Proteins co-encoded in one Quercus robur chromosome 8, dhQueRobu3.1, whole genome shotgun sequence genomic window:
- the LOC126694045 gene encoding heavy metal-associated isoprenylated plant protein 47-like, whose amino-acid sequence MKQKIVIKVQMNCDKCTRKAMKIACKANGVNSVAIEGSDRDQLVVIGEGVDSANLTCSLRKKLCYAALWSVDEVKANKKPEEKPKPEVQKPNKPESTSSTCSCGCPQLPICPQYAPYPMLYESRVYDYTPSPSYCPIM is encoded by the exons ATGAAG CAAAAAATAGTGATCAAGGTGCAAATGAACTGTGACAAATGCACAAGAAAGGCCATGAAGATTGCCTGCAAAGCAAATG GTGTGAACTCGGTGGCCATAGAAGGGTCTGATAGAGATCAGTTGGTAGTGATTGGTGAAGGTGTTGACTCTGCTAACTTGACCTGCTCATTAAGGAAGAAGCTTTGCTATGCCGCTTTATGGAGCGTGGACGAAGTGAAGGCAAATAAAAAACCAGAAGAGAAACCAAAACCGGAAGTTCAGAAGCCAAACAAACCCGAAAGTACATCTTCAACATGTTCTTGTGGCTGTCCTCAGTTACCCATCTGCCCTCAATATGCACCATATCCCATGTTATATGAATCGAGAGTCTATGATTATACTCCGAGTCCAAGTTACTGCCCCATCATGTGA